A part of Cloacibacillus sp. genomic DNA contains:
- a CDS encoding amino acid ABC transporter ATP-binding protein → MNTINKPLIIIENLCKSFEDGDVLRNISFTIREGDLASIIGPSGCGKSTFLRCINCLELMDSGSVTVTGVTVSRKPGEVPSDEMLQKVHELRTEVGMVFQSYNLFPNKNLLQNIMLAPMVVKGMKKDEAHELGMKMLEKVGLKGFAQKYPSTLSGGQSQRAAIARALAMNPRVMLYDEPTSALDPELVGEVLQVMKDLDAEGMTQIIVTHEMKFAKDASDYIIFMDKGEIVEYEDGDILFANPKNDRTRAFLRHFVNAGVTC, encoded by the coding sequence ATGAACACCATCAACAAACCATTGATAATAATCGAAAATCTCTGTAAGAGTTTCGAGGACGGCGACGTTCTCAGAAACATCAGTTTTACCATACGCGAGGGAGACCTGGCCTCAATAATCGGGCCTTCGGGCTGCGGCAAGTCGACCTTTCTGCGCTGCATCAACTGTCTTGAGCTGATGGACTCCGGCTCGGTCACCGTCACCGGCGTCACCGTCTCGCGCAAGCCGGGAGAGGTGCCGAGCGACGAGATGCTGCAGAAGGTCCATGAACTGCGCACCGAGGTCGGCATGGTCTTTCAGAGCTACAATCTATTTCCGAATAAGAACCTGCTGCAGAACATCATGCTCGCGCCGATGGTCGTCAAAGGGATGAAGAAGGACGAGGCCCACGAGCTCGGCATGAAGATGCTCGAAAAGGTCGGCCTCAAGGGCTTCGCGCAGAAATATCCCTCGACGCTCTCCGGCGGACAGAGTCAGCGGGCGGCGATCGCCAGGGCGCTGGCGATGAACCCGCGCGTAATGCTCTACGACGAACCGACCTCGGCGCTCGACCCCGAGCTGGTCGGAGAGGTTCTTCAGGTCATGAAGGACCTTGACGCCGAGGGAATGACCCAGATAATCGTCACGCATGAGATGAAGTTCGCCAAGGACGCCTCGGACTATATCATCTTCATGGACAAGGGCGAGATCGTCGAATATGAGGACGGAGACATCCTCTTCGCCAATCCGAAGAACGACCGTACGCGCGCTTTCCTGCGCCATTTCGTCAACGCGGGGGTAACTTGCTGA